A region of Arabidopsis thaliana chromosome 5, partial sequence DNA encodes the following proteins:
- a CDS encoding RNI-like superfamily protein, whose product MDSGTQPEGLQAAQPAGLQAAGLQAAQPAGLQAAGKRKPPTTTEDPNDPQHIIHDFLTIVNKLEKEVDLPGAITRARTYDAEVDGLITADQPQTNLGRAESAPIPNAKPEGPDDHHIPKLQRNLRLLKEDVAKLQYLRSEVAEEVWKHIRPLELLLENVAKEQKKNPTKPPLTLGMKKDLDDINKKIFNLMCQVPLLPNKRKKAKGLDDDDGDGDNNNGKGIVCLPGIHANKADLRSRAVFRYVLREFEELSDQRKICLLTFAVFPENQEVNRTMLMYWWMGEGILSTKDISSQEGTEEVILKPEDVVKVILKDFTDRNLIEPVEIKRKVEPSSYKMAPFVHASVVLISKEIGLFDMYDIKDKPVMKKSGMHKVCLVEGSSSQQEAKAKKMEDVDHIETVFNVSERFPDFTFKWFSEDKPTRNKLTLSKVTYQKLKVFYLGRWERTAKRHIEVENPELMKNLKRMIKLKLLSFQGISRIERLDDAVCKLRDLIILDLRACYNLEKLPDKIDSLKALIYLDITDCYMIDRMPKRLSWLDNLEVLKGFVVSDATDEETVCTLAELVHLKKLRKLSISINKENFSIDDVFVAVKSFKKLEKLKVAWGGINTHPQGKGVDSEKGDENVKPKENIGILERAATMFRKEKDPTAPELPKTLKKLDLQCFPGEHLPEWLEPDNLLNVEKLYIKGGIKLTGFGKSLPSQNSKCKVTVLRLKFLPKLKVEWRDLSKRYFPELKFLEKYQCPQVSLCPCDGIGIWRKPEEDEV is encoded by the exons ATGGATTCCGGGACGCAGCCAGAAGGGTTGCAGGCAGCACAGCCAGCAGGGTTGCAGGCAGCAGGGTTGCAGGCAGCACAGCCAGCAGGGTTGCAG GCAGCAGGGAAGCGGAAGCCGCCTACGACGACCGAGGATCCAAATGATCCACAGCATATAATCCACGATTTCCTCACAATAGTGAACAAATTGGAGAAGGAAGTGGATCTTCCAGGCGCTATAACCAGGGCTAGAACCTATGATGCTGAGGTTGATGGACTGATAACTGCTGACCAACCACAGACGAATCTGGGAAGAGCAGAAAGTGCCCCTATTCCTAATGCTAAGCCAGAAGGCCCAGATGATCATCATATTCCTAAGCTGCAACGAAATCTTCGTTTGCTTAAGGAGGACGTGGCTAAGCTGCAATATCTCCGCAGTGAAGTCGCAGAGGAGGTGTGGAAACATATTCGTCCACTTGAATTGCTGCTTGAAAATGTGGCAAAAGAGCAGAAGAAAAACCCTACGAAACCCCCCTTGACCTTAGGTATGAAGAAAGACTTGGACGATATCAACAAGAAGATCTTTAACTTGATGTGTCAAGTCCCCTTGTTGCCCAACAAGCGTAAAAAAGCCAAAGGATTGGATGATGACGATGGCGACGGGGATAATAATAACGGCAAAGGAATTGTTTGCCTGCCCGGGATCCATGCAAATAAAGCAGATCTTAGAAGTCGCGCGGTTTTCAGATATGTGCTACGCGAATTCGAGGAACTTAGTGATCAACGGAAGATCTGCCTGCTGACCTTCGCTGTCTTCCCTGAAAATCAAGAGGTGAATAGAACGATGCTGATGTATTGGTGGATGGGGGAGGGCATTCTGAGTACTAAAGACATATCATCACAAGAGGGCACTGAAGAGGTCATTCTCAAACCCGAAGATGTTGTGAAGGTCATTCTTAAGGATTTCACGGATAGAAACTTGATTGAACCTGTTGAAATCAAACGCAAAGTCGAGCCAAGTAGCTATAAGATGGCCCCCTTTGTGCATGCTTCAGTGGTTCTTATCTCCAAGGAGATAGGGCTTTTTGATATGTATGATATAAAGGACAAGCCAGTCATGAAGAAATCAGGAATGCACAAGGTATGCCTTGTGGAAGGGTCGTCAAGCCAGcaagaagcaaaagctaaaaaaatggaagatgtAGATCATATTGAAACTGTGTTCAATGTTTCGGAGAGGTTTCCGGATTTCACATTCAAGTGGTTCTCGGAGGATAAACCAACGCGAAATAAGTTGACTCTGTCAAAAGTTACGTATCAAAAGCTCAAGGTGTTCTATCTGGGAAGATGGGAGAGAACTGCCAAGCGCCACATCGAGGTGGAGAATCCTGAGCTTATGAAAAATTTGAAGCGTATGATTAAACTCAAGCTTCTGAGTTTTCAAGGGATCTCAAGAATTGAACGACTTGACGATGCTGTCTGCAAGCTTCGTGACCTGATCATCTTGGACCTCAGAGCTTGCTATAATCTGGAGAAACTTCCAGACAAGATAGATTCACTCAAGGCGCTTATCTACTTGGACATTACAGATTGCTACATGATAGATCGCATGCCCAAGAGGTTGTCATGGCTTGATAACTTAGAGGTTCTCAAGGGCTTTGTTGTCAGTGATGCTACAGATGAAGAGACGGTCTGCACACTGGCTGAGTTGGTGcacttgaagaagctgagaaagcTAAGTATttcaataaacaaagaaaatttcagCATAGATGATGTGTTCGTGGCTGTAAAGAGTTTCAAAAAACTGGAAAAGTTGAAGGTTGCGTGGGGAGGTATAAATACACATCCTCAGGGCAAAGGCGTAGATAGCGAAAAGGGGGACGAAAATGTTAAGCCAAAGGAGAATATTGGGATCTTGGAAAGGGCTGCAACCATGTTCCGTAAGGAGAAAGATCCCACAGCGCCAGAGCTTCCAAAGACATTGAAGAAACTGGACCTGCAATGTTTTCCTGGTGAACATCTTCCTGAATGGCTTGAGCCTGATAATCTACTTAATGTGGAAAAACTCTACATTAAAGGAGGAATCAAACTTACTGGATTTGGAAAGTCACTACCTAGCCAGAATTCGAAATGCAAAGTTACCGTTTTACGTCTGAAGTTTCTTCCAAAACTAAAAGTGGAGTGGAGGGATTTGAGCAAAAGGTACTTTCCGGAACTCAAGTTCTTGGAGAAGTATCAGTGCCCTCAAGTTAGTCTCTGCCCCTGCGATGGAATTGGAATCTGGCGCAAgcctgaagaagatgaagtctAA
- a CDS encoding RNI-like superfamily protein (RNI-like superfamily protein; FUNCTIONS IN: molecular_function unknown; INVOLVED IN: biological_process unknown; LOCATED IN: cellular_component unknown; EXPRESSED IN: 23 plant structures; EXPRESSED DURING: 13 growth stages; BEST Arabidopsis thaliana protein match is: Leucine-rich repeat (LRR) family protein (TAIR:AT5G45520.1); Has 30201 Blast hits to 17322 proteins in 780 species: Archae - 12; Bacteria - 1396; Metazoa - 17338; Fungi - 3422; Plants - 5037; Viruses - 0; Other Eukaryotes - 2996 (source: NCBI BLink).) — MDSGTQPEGLQAAQPAGLQAAGLQAAQPAGLQAAQPAGLQAAGKRKPPTTTEDPNDPQHIIHDFLTIVNKLEKEVDLPGAITRARTYDAEVDGLITADQPQTNLGRAESAPIPNAKPEGPDDHHIPKLQRNLRLLKEDVAKLQYLRSEVAEEVWKHIRPLELLLENVAKEQKKNPTKPPLTLGMKKDLDDINKKIFNLMCQVPLLPNKRKKAKGLDDDDGDGDNNNGKGIVCLPGIHANKADLRSRAVFRYVLREFEELSDQRKICLLTFAVFPENQEVNRTMLMYWWMGEGILSTKDISSQEGTEEVILKPEDVVKVILKDFTDRNLIEPVEIKRKVEPSSYKMAPFVHASVVLISKEIGLFDMYDIKDKPVMKKSGMHKVCLVEGSSSQQEAKAKKMEDVDHIETVFNVSERFPDFTFKWFSEDKPTRNKLTLSKVTYQKLKVFYLGRWERTAKRHIEVENPELMKNLKRMIKLKLLSFQGISRIERLDDAVCKLRDLIILDLRACYNLEKLPDKIDSLKALIYLDITDCYMIDRMPKRLSWLDNLEVLKGFVVSDATDEETVCTLAELVHLKKLRKLSISINKENFSIDDVFVAVKSFKKLEKLKVAWGGINTHPQGKGVDSEKGDENVKPKENIGILERAATMFRKEKDPTAPELPKTLKKLDLQCFPGEHLPEWLEPDNLLNVEKLYIKGGIKLTGFGKSLPSQNSKCKVTVLRLKFLPKLKVEWRDLSKRYFPELKFLEKYQCPQVSLCPCDGIGIWRKPEEDEV, encoded by the coding sequence ATGGATTCCGGGACGCAGCCAGAAGGGTTGCAGGCAGCACAGCCAGCAGGGTTGCAGGCAGCAGGGTTGCAGGCAGCACAGCCAGCAGGGTTGCAGGCAGCACAGCCAGCAGGGTTGCAGGCAGCAGGGAAGCGGAAGCCGCCTACGACGACCGAGGATCCAAATGATCCACAGCATATAATCCACGATTTCCTCACAATAGTGAACAAATTGGAGAAGGAAGTGGATCTTCCAGGCGCTATAACCAGGGCTAGAACCTATGATGCTGAGGTTGATGGACTGATAACTGCTGACCAACCACAGACGAATCTGGGAAGAGCAGAAAGTGCCCCTATTCCTAATGCTAAGCCAGAAGGCCCAGATGATCATCATATTCCTAAGCTGCAACGAAATCTTCGTTTGCTTAAGGAGGACGTGGCTAAGCTGCAATATCTCCGCAGTGAAGTCGCAGAGGAGGTGTGGAAACATATTCGTCCACTTGAATTGCTGCTTGAAAATGTGGCAAAAGAGCAGAAGAAAAACCCTACGAAACCCCCCTTGACCTTAGGTATGAAGAAAGACTTGGACGATATCAACAAGAAGATCTTTAACTTGATGTGTCAAGTCCCCTTGTTGCCCAACAAGCGTAAAAAAGCCAAAGGATTGGATGATGACGATGGCGACGGGGATAATAATAACGGCAAAGGAATTGTTTGCCTGCCCGGGATCCATGCAAATAAAGCAGATCTTAGAAGTCGCGCGGTTTTCAGATATGTGCTACGCGAATTCGAGGAACTTAGTGATCAACGGAAGATCTGCCTGCTGACCTTCGCTGTCTTCCCTGAAAATCAAGAGGTGAATAGAACGATGCTGATGTATTGGTGGATGGGGGAGGGCATTCTGAGTACTAAAGACATATCATCACAAGAGGGCACTGAAGAGGTCATTCTCAAACCCGAAGATGTTGTGAAGGTCATTCTTAAGGATTTCACGGATAGAAACTTGATTGAACCTGTTGAAATCAAACGCAAAGTCGAGCCAAGTAGCTATAAGATGGCCCCCTTTGTGCATGCTTCAGTGGTTCTTATCTCCAAGGAGATAGGGCTTTTTGATATGTATGATATAAAGGACAAGCCAGTCATGAAGAAATCAGGAATGCACAAGGTATGCCTTGTGGAAGGGTCGTCAAGCCAGcaagaagcaaaagctaaaaaaatggaagatgtAGATCATATTGAAACTGTGTTCAATGTTTCGGAGAGGTTTCCGGATTTCACATTCAAGTGGTTCTCGGAGGATAAACCAACGCGAAATAAGTTGACTCTGTCAAAAGTTACGTATCAAAAGCTCAAGGTGTTCTATCTGGGAAGATGGGAGAGAACTGCCAAGCGCCACATCGAGGTGGAGAATCCTGAGCTTATGAAAAATTTGAAGCGTATGATTAAACTCAAGCTTCTGAGTTTTCAAGGGATCTCAAGAATTGAACGACTTGACGATGCTGTCTGCAAGCTTCGTGACCTGATCATCTTGGACCTCAGAGCTTGCTATAATCTGGAGAAACTTCCAGACAAGATAGATTCACTCAAGGCGCTTATCTACTTGGACATTACAGATTGCTACATGATAGATCGCATGCCCAAGAGGTTGTCATGGCTTGATAACTTAGAGGTTCTCAAGGGCTTTGTTGTCAGTGATGCTACAGATGAAGAGACGGTCTGCACACTGGCTGAGTTGGTGcacttgaagaagctgagaaagcTAAGTATttcaataaacaaagaaaatttcagCATAGATGATGTGTTCGTGGCTGTAAAGAGTTTCAAAAAACTGGAAAAGTTGAAGGTTGCGTGGGGAGGTATAAATACACATCCTCAGGGCAAAGGCGTAGATAGCGAAAAGGGGGACGAAAATGTTAAGCCAAAGGAGAATATTGGGATCTTGGAAAGGGCTGCAACCATGTTCCGTAAGGAGAAAGATCCCACAGCGCCAGAGCTTCCAAAGACATTGAAGAAACTGGACCTGCAATGTTTTCCTGGTGAACATCTTCCTGAATGGCTTGAGCCTGATAATCTACTTAATGTGGAAAAACTCTACATTAAAGGAGGAATCAAACTTACTGGATTTGGAAAGTCACTACCTAGCCAGAATTCGAAATGCAAAGTTACCGTTTTACGTCTGAAGTTTCTTCCAAAACTAAAAGTGGAGTGGAGGGATTTGAGCAAAAGGTACTTTCCGGAACTCAAGTTCTTGGAGAAGTATCAGTGCCCTCAAGTTAGTCTCTGCCCCTGCGATGGAATTGGAATCTGGCGCAAgcctgaagaagatgaagtctAA
- a CDS encoding RNI-like superfamily protein, translating into MDSGTQPEGLQAAQPAGLQAAQPAGLQAAGKRKPPTTTEDPNDPQHIIHDFLTIVNKLEKEVDLPGAITRARTYDAEVDGLITADQPQTNLGRAESAPIPNAKPEGPDDHHIPKLQRNLRLLKEDVAKLQYLRSEVAEEVWKHIRPLELLLENVAKEQKKNPTKPPLTLGMKKDLDDINKKIFNLMCQVPLLPNKRKKAKGLDDDDGDGDNNNGKGIVCLPGIHANKADLRSRAVFRYVLREFEELSDQRKICLLTFAVFPENQEVNRTMLMYWWMGEGILSTKDISSQEGTEEVILKPEDVVKVILKDFTDRNLIEPVEIKRKVEPSSYKMAPFVHASVVLISKEIGLFDMYDIKDKPVMKKSGMHKVCLVEGSSSQQEAKAKKMEDVDHIETVFNVSERFPDFTFKWFSEDKPTRNKLTLSKVTYQKLKVFYLGRWERTAKRHIEVENPELMKNLKRMIKLKLLSFQGISRIERLDDAVCKLRDLIILDLRACYNLEKLPDKIDSLKALIYLDITDCYMIDRMPKRLSWLDNLEVLKGFVVSDATDEETVCTLAELVHLKKLRKLSISINKENFSIDDVFVAVKSFKKLEKLKVAWGGINTHPQGKGVDSEKGDENVKPKENIGILERAATMFRKEKDPTAPELPKTLKKLDLQCFPGEHLPEWLEPDNLLNVEKLYIKGGIKLTGFGKSLPSQNSKCKVTVLRLKFLPKLKVEWRDLSKRYFPELKFLEKYQCPQVSLCPCDGIGIWRKPEEDEV; encoded by the exons ATGGATTCCGGGACGCAGCCAGAAGGGTTGCAGGCAGCACAGCCAGCAGGGTTGCAG GCAGCACAGCCAGCAGGGTTGCAGGCAGCAGGGAAGCGGAAGCCGCCTACGACGACCGAGGATCCAAATGATCCACAGCATATAATCCACGATTTCCTCACAATAGTGAACAAATTGGAGAAGGAAGTGGATCTTCCAGGCGCTATAACCAGGGCTAGAACCTATGATGCTGAGGTTGATGGACTGATAACTGCTGACCAACCACAGACGAATCTGGGAAGAGCAGAAAGTGCCCCTATTCCTAATGCTAAGCCAGAAGGCCCAGATGATCATCATATTCCTAAGCTGCAACGAAATCTTCGTTTGCTTAAGGAGGACGTGGCTAAGCTGCAATATCTCCGCAGTGAAGTCGCAGAGGAGGTGTGGAAACATATTCGTCCACTTGAATTGCTGCTTGAAAATGTGGCAAAAGAGCAGAAGAAAAACCCTACGAAACCCCCCTTGACCTTAGGTATGAAGAAAGACTTGGACGATATCAACAAGAAGATCTTTAACTTGATGTGTCAAGTCCCCTTGTTGCCCAACAAGCGTAAAAAAGCCAAAGGATTGGATGATGACGATGGCGACGGGGATAATAATAACGGCAAAGGAATTGTTTGCCTGCCCGGGATCCATGCAAATAAAGCAGATCTTAGAAGTCGCGCGGTTTTCAGATATGTGCTACGCGAATTCGAGGAACTTAGTGATCAACGGAAGATCTGCCTGCTGACCTTCGCTGTCTTCCCTGAAAATCAAGAGGTGAATAGAACGATGCTGATGTATTGGTGGATGGGGGAGGGCATTCTGAGTACTAAAGACATATCATCACAAGAGGGCACTGAAGAGGTCATTCTCAAACCCGAAGATGTTGTGAAGGTCATTCTTAAGGATTTCACGGATAGAAACTTGATTGAACCTGTTGAAATCAAACGCAAAGTCGAGCCAAGTAGCTATAAGATGGCCCCCTTTGTGCATGCTTCAGTGGTTCTTATCTCCAAGGAGATAGGGCTTTTTGATATGTATGATATAAAGGACAAGCCAGTCATGAAGAAATCAGGAATGCACAAGGTATGCCTTGTGGAAGGGTCGTCAAGCCAGcaagaagcaaaagctaaaaaaatggaagatgtAGATCATATTGAAACTGTGTTCAATGTTTCGGAGAGGTTTCCGGATTTCACATTCAAGTGGTTCTCGGAGGATAAACCAACGCGAAATAAGTTGACTCTGTCAAAAGTTACGTATCAAAAGCTCAAGGTGTTCTATCTGGGAAGATGGGAGAGAACTGCCAAGCGCCACATCGAGGTGGAGAATCCTGAGCTTATGAAAAATTTGAAGCGTATGATTAAACTCAAGCTTCTGAGTTTTCAAGGGATCTCAAGAATTGAACGACTTGACGATGCTGTCTGCAAGCTTCGTGACCTGATCATCTTGGACCTCAGAGCTTGCTATAATCTGGAGAAACTTCCAGACAAGATAGATTCACTCAAGGCGCTTATCTACTTGGACATTACAGATTGCTACATGATAGATCGCATGCCCAAGAGGTTGTCATGGCTTGATAACTTAGAGGTTCTCAAGGGCTTTGTTGTCAGTGATGCTACAGATGAAGAGACGGTCTGCACACTGGCTGAGTTGGTGcacttgaagaagctgagaaagcTAAGTATttcaataaacaaagaaaatttcagCATAGATGATGTGTTCGTGGCTGTAAAGAGTTTCAAAAAACTGGAAAAGTTGAAGGTTGCGTGGGGAGGTATAAATACACATCCTCAGGGCAAAGGCGTAGATAGCGAAAAGGGGGACGAAAATGTTAAGCCAAAGGAGAATATTGGGATCTTGGAAAGGGCTGCAACCATGTTCCGTAAGGAGAAAGATCCCACAGCGCCAGAGCTTCCAAAGACATTGAAGAAACTGGACCTGCAATGTTTTCCTGGTGAACATCTTCCTGAATGGCTTGAGCCTGATAATCTACTTAATGTGGAAAAACTCTACATTAAAGGAGGAATCAAACTTACTGGATTTGGAAAGTCACTACCTAGCCAGAATTCGAAATGCAAAGTTACCGTTTTACGTCTGAAGTTTCTTCCAAAACTAAAAGTGGAGTGGAGGGATTTGAGCAAAAGGTACTTTCCGGAACTCAAGTTCTTGGAGAAGTATCAGTGCCCTCAAGTTAGTCTCTGCCCCTGCGATGGAATTGGAATCTGGCGCAAgcctgaagaagatgaagtctAA
- a CDS encoding RNI-like superfamily protein, with product MDSGTQPEGLQAAQPAGLQAAGKRKPPTTTEDPNDPQHIIHDFLTIVNKLEKEVDLPGAITRARTYDAEVDGLITADQPQTNLGRAESAPIPNAKPEGPDDHHIPKLQRNLRLLKEDVAKLQYLRSEVAEEVWKHIRPLELLLENVAKEQKKNPTKPPLTLGMKKDLDDINKKIFNLMCQVPLLPNKRKKAKGLDDDDGDGDNNNGKGIVCLPGIHANKADLRSRAVFRYVLREFEELSDQRKICLLTFAVFPENQEVNRTMLMYWWMGEGILSTKDISSQEGTEEVILKPEDVVKVILKDFTDRNLIEPVEIKRKVEPSSYKMAPFVHASVVLISKEIGLFDMYDIKDKPVMKKSGMHKVCLVEGSSSQQEAKAKKMEDVDHIETVFNVSERFPDFTFKWFSEDKPTRNKLTLSKVTYQKLKVFYLGRWERTAKRHIEVENPELMKNLKRMIKLKLLSFQGISRIERLDDAVCKLRDLIILDLRACYNLEKLPDKIDSLKALIYLDITDCYMIDRMPKRLSWLDNLEVLKGFVVSDATDEETVCTLAELVHLKKLRKLSISINKENFSIDDVFVAVKSFKKLEKLKVAWGGINTHPQGKGVDSEKGDENVKPKENIGILERAATMFRKEKDPTAPELPKTLKKLDLQCFPGEHLPEWLEPDNLLNVEKLYIKGGIKLTGFGKSLPSQNSKCKVTVLRLKFLPKLKVEWRDLSKRYFPELKFLEKYQCPQVSLCPCDGIGIWRKPEEDEV from the exons ATGGATTCCGGGACGCAGCCAGAAGGGTTGCAGGCAGCACAGCCAGCAGGGTTGCAG GCAGCAGGGAAGCGGAAGCCGCCTACGACGACCGAGGATCCAAATGATCCACAGCATATAATCCACGATTTCCTCACAATAGTGAACAAATTGGAGAAGGAAGTGGATCTTCCAGGCGCTATAACCAGGGCTAGAACCTATGATGCTGAGGTTGATGGACTGATAACTGCTGACCAACCACAGACGAATCTGGGAAGAGCAGAAAGTGCCCCTATTCCTAATGCTAAGCCAGAAGGCCCAGATGATCATCATATTCCTAAGCTGCAACGAAATCTTCGTTTGCTTAAGGAGGACGTGGCTAAGCTGCAATATCTCCGCAGTGAAGTCGCAGAGGAGGTGTGGAAACATATTCGTCCACTTGAATTGCTGCTTGAAAATGTGGCAAAAGAGCAGAAGAAAAACCCTACGAAACCCCCCTTGACCTTAGGTATGAAGAAAGACTTGGACGATATCAACAAGAAGATCTTTAACTTGATGTGTCAAGTCCCCTTGTTGCCCAACAAGCGTAAAAAAGCCAAAGGATTGGATGATGACGATGGCGACGGGGATAATAATAACGGCAAAGGAATTGTTTGCCTGCCCGGGATCCATGCAAATAAAGCAGATCTTAGAAGTCGCGCGGTTTTCAGATATGTGCTACGCGAATTCGAGGAACTTAGTGATCAACGGAAGATCTGCCTGCTGACCTTCGCTGTCTTCCCTGAAAATCAAGAGGTGAATAGAACGATGCTGATGTATTGGTGGATGGGGGAGGGCATTCTGAGTACTAAAGACATATCATCACAAGAGGGCACTGAAGAGGTCATTCTCAAACCCGAAGATGTTGTGAAGGTCATTCTTAAGGATTTCACGGATAGAAACTTGATTGAACCTGTTGAAATCAAACGCAAAGTCGAGCCAAGTAGCTATAAGATGGCCCCCTTTGTGCATGCTTCAGTGGTTCTTATCTCCAAGGAGATAGGGCTTTTTGATATGTATGATATAAAGGACAAGCCAGTCATGAAGAAATCAGGAATGCACAAGGTATGCCTTGTGGAAGGGTCGTCAAGCCAGcaagaagcaaaagctaaaaaaatggaagatgtAGATCATATTGAAACTGTGTTCAATGTTTCGGAGAGGTTTCCGGATTTCACATTCAAGTGGTTCTCGGAGGATAAACCAACGCGAAATAAGTTGACTCTGTCAAAAGTTACGTATCAAAAGCTCAAGGTGTTCTATCTGGGAAGATGGGAGAGAACTGCCAAGCGCCACATCGAGGTGGAGAATCCTGAGCTTATGAAAAATTTGAAGCGTATGATTAAACTCAAGCTTCTGAGTTTTCAAGGGATCTCAAGAATTGAACGACTTGACGATGCTGTCTGCAAGCTTCGTGACCTGATCATCTTGGACCTCAGAGCTTGCTATAATCTGGAGAAACTTCCAGACAAGATAGATTCACTCAAGGCGCTTATCTACTTGGACATTACAGATTGCTACATGATAGATCGCATGCCCAAGAGGTTGTCATGGCTTGATAACTTAGAGGTTCTCAAGGGCTTTGTTGTCAGTGATGCTACAGATGAAGAGACGGTCTGCACACTGGCTGAGTTGGTGcacttgaagaagctgagaaagcTAAGTATttcaataaacaaagaaaatttcagCATAGATGATGTGTTCGTGGCTGTAAAGAGTTTCAAAAAACTGGAAAAGTTGAAGGTTGCGTGGGGAGGTATAAATACACATCCTCAGGGCAAAGGCGTAGATAGCGAAAAGGGGGACGAAAATGTTAAGCCAAAGGAGAATATTGGGATCTTGGAAAGGGCTGCAACCATGTTCCGTAAGGAGAAAGATCCCACAGCGCCAGAGCTTCCAAAGACATTGAAGAAACTGGACCTGCAATGTTTTCCTGGTGAACATCTTCCTGAATGGCTTGAGCCTGATAATCTACTTAATGTGGAAAAACTCTACATTAAAGGAGGAATCAAACTTACTGGATTTGGAAAGTCACTACCTAGCCAGAATTCGAAATGCAAAGTTACCGTTTTACGTCTGAAGTTTCTTCCAAAACTAAAAGTGGAGTGGAGGGATTTGAGCAAAAGGTACTTTCCGGAACTCAAGTTCTTGGAGAAGTATCAGTGCCCTCAAGTTAGTCTCTGCCCCTGCGATGGAATTGGAATCTGGCGCAAgcctgaagaagatgaagtctAA